Proteins encoded within one genomic window of Streptomyces sp. NBC_00523:
- a CDS encoding WhiB family transcriptional regulator, whose translation MDWRHNAVCREEDPELFFPIGNTGPALLQIEEAKAVCRRCPVMEQCLQWALESGQDSGVWGGLSEDERRAMKRRAARNRARNASA comes from the coding sequence ATGGACTGGCGTCACAACGCCGTTTGTCGTGAGGAAGACCCGGAGCTGTTCTTCCCCATCGGCAACACCGGTCCTGCGCTGCTGCAGATCGAGGAAGCCAAGGCCGTCTGCCGTCGCTGCCCCGTCATGGAGCAGTGCCTGCAGTGGGCGCTCGAGTCCGGCCAGGACTCCGGCGTCTGGGGTGGCCTCAGCGAGGACGAGCGCCGCGCAATGAAGCGCCGCGCCGCTCGCAACCGGGCGCGCAACGCCAGCGCCTGA
- a CDS encoding diacylglycerol/lipid kinase family protein has translation MRALLVVNPAATTTSARTRDVLIHALASEMKLEAVSTEYRGHARDLGRRAADSDDIDLVVALGGDGTVNEVVNGLLHRGPDLDHLPKLAVVPGGSTNVFARALGLPNDAVEATGAILDALANRTERTVGLGLAAGTPGTEDESVPERWFTFCAGLGFDAGVVGRVEQQRERGKRSTHALYVRQVLRQFLEEPHRRQGVITLDVPGEEPVTDLALSIICNTNPWTYLGNRPVYAAPKASFDTALDVLGLRKLSTAAVGRYATQLLMSSPEKGPRGKHAVSRHDLTDFTLHSKVPLPFQMDGDHLGVRTSVTFTGVRRALRVIV, from the coding sequence ATGCGCGCACTTCTTGTGGTCAATCCAGCCGCCACCACCACCAGTGCGCGGACCCGTGACGTGCTGATCCACGCGCTGGCGAGTGAGATGAAGCTGGAGGCCGTCTCCACGGAGTACCGCGGGCACGCCCGTGACCTGGGACGGCGGGCCGCCGACAGCGACGACATCGACCTCGTGGTGGCGCTCGGCGGTGACGGCACGGTCAACGAGGTCGTCAACGGCCTGCTGCACCGGGGCCCCGATCTGGACCACCTGCCGAAGCTGGCCGTGGTGCCCGGCGGCTCCACCAATGTCTTCGCGCGGGCCCTCGGGCTCCCCAACGACGCGGTGGAGGCGACCGGCGCCATTCTGGACGCGCTGGCGAACCGGACCGAACGCACGGTCGGCCTCGGCCTCGCGGCGGGGACGCCGGGCACGGAGGACGAATCCGTTCCGGAGCGCTGGTTCACCTTCTGCGCCGGCCTCGGATTCGACGCCGGGGTGGTCGGGCGGGTCGAACAGCAGCGGGAGCGCGGCAAACGTTCGACCCATGCCCTGTACGTGCGCCAGGTGCTGCGGCAATTCCTGGAGGAGCCGCACCGCAGGCAGGGCGTGATAACGCTCGACGTGCCCGGCGAGGAGCCGGTCACCGATCTCGCGCTTTCCATAATCTGCAACACGAACCCGTGGACGTACCTGGGGAACCGGCCGGTGTACGCGGCCCCGAAGGCGTCCTTCGACACCGCGCTCGACGTGCTGGGCCTGCGGAAACTCTCCACGGCGGCGGTCGGCCGCTATGCCACCCAGCTGCTCATGTCGAGCCCGGAGAAGGGTCCGCGGGGGAAGCACGCGGTTTCACGGCACGACCTCACGGACTTCACCTTGCATTCAAAGGTTCCACTGCCCTTCCAGATGGACGGTGACCACCTCGGGGTGCGTACGAGTGTGACGTTCACAGGCGTACGCCGTGCACTGCGTGTGATTGTGTGA
- a CDS encoding RNA polymerase sigma factor SigF translates to MSNGNGDGPVRDETIRPGVVRAAGIPEQQALPHPVDGAELPRAVDGTDGPAGITVAVEQSQAERAGQMSEHGHHDPNDRSEARALFIELGKLADGSPERAELRNRLVRMHLPLVEHLARRFRNRGEPLDDLTQVATIGLIKSVDRFDPERGVEFSTYATPTVVGEIKRHFRDKGWAVRVPRRLQELRLSLTSATAELSQLHGRSPTVHELAERLGISEEEVLEGLESANAYSTLSLDVPDTDDESPAVADTLGSEDEALEGVEYRESLKPLLEDLPPREKRILLLRFFGNMTQSQIAQEVGISQMHVSRLLARTLAQLRERLLVEE, encoded by the coding sequence GTGAGCAACGGGAACGGGGACGGTCCTGTGCGGGACGAGACGATCCGACCAGGGGTGGTGCGTGCGGCAGGCATCCCGGAGCAGCAGGCCCTGCCTCATCCGGTGGACGGGGCGGAGCTGCCCCGTGCGGTGGACGGGACGGACGGGCCCGCCGGCATTACGGTCGCGGTGGAGCAGTCGCAGGCGGAGCGGGCAGGCCAGATGAGCGAGCACGGGCACCACGATCCAAACGACCGCAGCGAGGCGCGGGCGTTGTTCATCGAGCTGGGCAAGCTCGCCGACGGTTCGCCGGAGCGGGCGGAGCTGCGCAACCGGCTGGTGCGGATGCACCTGCCGCTGGTGGAGCACCTGGCCCGCCGCTTCCGCAACCGCGGGGAGCCGCTGGACGACCTGACCCAGGTCGCCACGATCGGGCTGATCAAGTCCGTCGACCGGTTCGACCCGGAGCGGGGCGTCGAGTTCTCGACGTACGCGACGCCGACGGTCGTCGGGGAGATCAAGCGCCACTTCCGCGACAAGGGCTGGGCGGTGCGGGTGCCGCGCCGCCTCCAGGAGCTGCGGCTGTCGCTGACCTCGGCGACGGCGGAGCTCTCCCAGCTGCACGGCCGCTCGCCGACGGTGCACGAGCTGGCGGAGCGGCTGGGGATCTCCGAGGAGGAGGTCCTGGAGGGCCTGGAGTCGGCCAACGCGTACAGCACGCTCTCGCTGGACGTGCCGGACACCGACGACGAGTCGCCGGCCGTGGCGGACACGCTGGGCTCCGAGGACGAGGCGCTGGAGGGCGTCGAGTACCGGGAATCGCTGAAGCCGCTACTGGAGGACCTGCCGCCGCGCGAGAAGCGGATCCTGCTGCTGCGGTTCTTCGGCAACATGACCCAGTCGCAGATCGCGCAGGAGGTCGGCATCTCGCAGATGCACGTCTCGCGTCTGCTGGCCCGCACGCTCGCGCAGCTCCGCGAGCGGCTGCTCGTGGAGGAGTAG
- a CDS encoding anti-sigma regulatory factor — translation MSQIAGEPGNQDFVEVRLPAAGAYLSVLRTATAGLAARLDFTLDEIEDLRIAVDEACAILLQQAVPGSVLSCVFRLIDDSLEVTVAAPTTDGRAPERDTFAWTVLSALAGKVDSSVADDRTVSISLYKQRGAGPGPA, via the coding sequence GTGTCCCAGATCGCAGGCGAGCCCGGGAATCAGGACTTCGTAGAGGTCCGGCTGCCCGCTGCGGGTGCCTACCTGTCGGTGCTGCGCACGGCCACGGCCGGTCTCGCAGCACGCTTGGACTTCACTCTCGACGAGATCGAGGACCTTCGCATCGCGGTGGACGAGGCGTGCGCGATCCTGCTCCAGCAGGCCGTGCCCGGTTCCGTCCTCAGCTGCGTGTTCCGTCTCATCGACGATTCACTCGAGGTGACGGTCGCGGCCCCCACCACGGACGGCCGCGCCCCGGAGCGCGACACCTTCGCCTGGACGGTGCTCTCCGCACTGGCCGGAAAGGTCGACTCCTCGGTCGCCGACGACCGTACGGTCAGCATCAGCCTGTACAAACAGCGCGGCGCGGGACCCGGGCCGGCGTGA
- a CDS encoding UBP-type zinc finger domain-containing protein, whose amino-acid sequence MSGCPHVPDLPRPEPAPLGETCPECLAAGTHPVQLRLCLSCGHVGCCDSSPGRHATGHFEQTGHPVMRSFEPGENWRWCFVDGSIV is encoded by the coding sequence ATGAGTGGTTGCCCGCATGTACCGGACCTGCCGCGCCCCGAGCCCGCGCCCCTCGGTGAAACCTGTCCCGAGTGCCTGGCGGCCGGCACCCACCCCGTGCAGCTGCGGCTGTGCCTGAGCTGCGGCCATGTCGGCTGCTGCGATTCCTCGCCGGGGCGGCACGCGACGGGGCACTTCGAGCAGACCGGACATCCGGTCATGCGGAGCTTCGAACCGGGCGAGAACTGGCGTTGGTGCTTTGTCGACGGTTCGATCGTCTGA
- a CDS encoding Na+/H+ antiporter: MDALPLVALVAGSAATAGLARRTPVPAPLLLVAAGLIASYVPGVPSYTLDAHIVLPLLLPPLLYTAAVDSSYLDLRANLRPVALLSVGYVLFATVAVGWLAYLLVPDLPLTAALVLGAVIAPPDAVTAAAIARRVGLPARVTTILQGESLVNDATAITAYKVALAAAVGEGISWGGGAREFLLASVGGVGVGLLLMVPLHWLRTHLKEPLLQNTLSLLIPFVAYAAAERVHASGVLAVVVVALYLGHRSWQVDFATRLQEAAVWKMVAFVLESAVFALIGLQLPFVLKGLGTYSVADAFGYAVLVFLAVVVVRFVWVYPATYLPRWLSRRIRERESGTDWTSPLIVGWAGMRGVVSLAIAFSVPLVTADGDAFPARNLVLFLTFTTVIGTLVVQGLTLPLLVRVLKLPGRDRQADTLAEAQAQNEASTAAEARLDELLTDERNRLPEPLADRLRTVLERRRNAVWERLGAANPVTGESADETYRRLAGEMIETEREVFVRLRDARRIDDEMMRTLLRRLDLEEAAAYREEG; this comes from the coding sequence ATGGACGCATTGCCCCTGGTGGCGCTGGTCGCGGGCAGTGCCGCGACAGCGGGCCTCGCACGCCGCACCCCGGTGCCGGCCCCGCTTCTCCTGGTCGCCGCCGGCCTGATCGCCTCGTATGTGCCGGGGGTGCCGTCGTACACCCTGGACGCGCACATCGTGCTCCCCCTGCTGCTGCCGCCGCTGCTCTACACGGCCGCCGTGGACAGCTCCTACCTGGACCTGCGGGCCAACCTGCGGCCGGTGGCCCTGCTGTCGGTGGGATACGTCCTGTTCGCGACGGTCGCGGTGGGGTGGCTGGCCTATCTGCTGGTGCCCGATCTGCCGCTGACCGCCGCGCTGGTGCTCGGCGCCGTGATCGCCCCGCCGGACGCCGTCACGGCCGCGGCGATCGCCCGCCGGGTGGGGCTGCCCGCGCGTGTCACGACGATCCTCCAGGGTGAGTCCCTGGTGAACGACGCCACCGCGATCACCGCGTACAAGGTGGCGCTCGCCGCCGCGGTGGGGGAGGGGATCAGCTGGGGCGGCGGGGCGCGGGAATTCCTGCTCGCCTCGGTCGGGGGCGTCGGCGTCGGCCTGCTGCTGATGGTCCCGCTGCACTGGCTGCGCACCCACCTGAAGGAGCCGCTGCTCCAGAACACCCTGTCGCTCCTCATCCCGTTCGTGGCGTACGCGGCGGCCGAGCGCGTGCACGCCTCTGGGGTGCTCGCCGTGGTCGTCGTCGCGCTGTACCTGGGCCACCGGTCCTGGCAGGTCGACTTCGCCACCCGGCTCCAGGAGGCCGCCGTCTGGAAGATGGTCGCCTTCGTCCTGGAGTCGGCCGTGTTCGCGCTGATCGGCCTCCAGTTGCCGTTCGTGCTCAAGGGGCTCGGCACGTACTCGGTGGCGGACGCCTTCGGGTACGCGGTGCTGGTCTTCCTGGCCGTGGTGGTGGTCCGGTTCGTCTGGGTCTACCCGGCGACCTATCTGCCCCGGTGGCTGTCGCGGCGGATCAGGGAGCGGGAGAGCGGTACGGACTGGACCTCGCCGCTCATCGTCGGCTGGGCCGGGATGCGCGGGGTCGTCTCGCTCGCCATCGCCTTCTCCGTCCCGCTCGTCACTGCCGACGGCGACGCCTTCCCGGCCCGCAACCTGGTGCTTTTCCTGACGTTCACCACCGTCATCGGCACCTTGGTGGTCCAGGGGCTCACGCTGCCGCTCCTGGTGCGCGTGCTGAAGCTCCCGGGCCGGGACCGGCAGGCCGACACGCTGGCCGAGGCGCAGGCCCAGAACGAGGCGTCCACGGCCGCCGAGGCCCGCCTGGACGAGCTGCTCACCGACGAGCGCAACCGGCTGCCCGAGCCCCTGGCGGACCGCCTCCGGACCGTCCTGGAGCGCCGCCGCAACGCGGTCTGGGAACGCCTCGGCGCGGCCAACCCGGTCACCGGGGAGTCGGCGGACGAGACCTACCGGCGGCTGGCCGGCGAGATGATCGAGACCGAGCGGGAGGTCTTCGTACGGCTGCGGGACGCGCGCAGGATCGATGACGAGATGATGCGGACCCTGCTGCGCCGCCTGGACCTGGAGGAGGCGGCGGCCTACCGCGAGGAGGGCTGA
- a CDS encoding 1-aminocyclopropane-1-carboxylate deaminase/D-cysteine desulfhydrase, with the protein MCAPSPASRLRPLLPSPVQRAEDERFARHGVTLLLKRDDLIHPDLPGNKWRKLAPNLATAAGRPVLTFGGAYSNHLRATAAAGRLLGFRTIGVVRGDELAHRPLNPSLARCAADGMRLHFVDRATYRAKADPAVLAGLLEAYGDCEVVPEGGSNALAARGCAALGRELRGVADVAAVACGTGGTLAGLAAGLAPGQRALGVPVLRGGFLGEAVRELQREAFGGPAGDWWLDERFHFGGYARTTPALHAFAKDFEDRHGLPVERLYVAKMLHALTVLTDEGAFPAGTTLAAVITGRPNEETQPSSR; encoded by the coding sequence ATGTGCGCCCCGTCTCCCGCATCCCGGCTGCGCCCGCTGCTGCCCTCGCCCGTGCAGCGGGCCGAGGACGAGCGCTTCGCCCGGCACGGGGTGACGCTGCTGCTCAAGCGCGACGACCTCATCCACCCGGATCTGCCGGGCAACAAATGGCGGAAACTCGCGCCCAATCTGGCGACCGCCGCCGGGCGCCCCGTGCTCACCTTCGGCGGTGCGTACTCCAACCATCTGCGGGCGACCGCCGCCGCCGGGCGGCTCCTCGGATTCCGCACCATCGGGGTCGTACGCGGTGACGAGCTGGCCCACCGCCCGCTCAACCCGTCGCTCGCCCGGTGCGCCGCCGACGGCATGCGGCTGCACTTCGTGGACCGGGCGACGTACCGCGCCAAGGCCGACCCGGCGGTCCTGGCCGGGCTGCTGGAGGCGTACGGGGACTGCGAGGTCGTCCCGGAGGGCGGCAGCAACGCCCTCGCGGCCCGGGGCTGCGCCGCGCTCGGGCGCGAACTGCGGGGCGTGGCCGACGTGGCGGCGGTGGCCTGCGGGACCGGCGGCACCCTGGCCGGGCTCGCCGCCGGACTCGCGCCGGGGCAGCGCGCGCTCGGCGTCCCGGTCCTGCGCGGCGGCTTCCTGGGCGAGGCGGTGCGGGAGCTCCAGCGGGAGGCGTTCGGCGGTCCGGCGGGCGACTGGTGGCTGGACGAGCGGTTCCACTTCGGCGGCTACGCCCGTACGACACCGGCCCTGCACGCCTTCGCAAAGGATTTCGAGGACCGGCACGGGCTGCCCGTGGAGCGACTGTATGTGGCCAAAATGCTGCACGCGCTCACCGTGCTGACCGATGAGGGCGCCTTCCCCGCCGGGACCACGCTCGCGGCGGTGATCACCGGCCGCCCGAACGAGGAGACTCAGCCCTCCTCGCGGTAG
- a CDS encoding N-acetylmuramoyl-L-alanine amidase, with product MSSPMSASAFLAALKKEGLTVVEVGDWRSHNRNHKGPWGPVNGVMIHHSVTKGTDATVKMCRDGHPDLPGPLCHGVIAKDGRVHLVGYGRTNHAGMGDDDVLRAVVAEKKRLPHDNEANTDGNRHFYGFECENLGDGKDPWPDAQLEAIEKVSAAICRHHGWTARSVIGHREWQPGKVDPKGFSMGDLRDRIHDRLK from the coding sequence ATGTCCTCACCCATGTCCGCGAGCGCTTTTCTCGCCGCCCTCAAGAAGGAAGGGCTCACCGTCGTCGAGGTCGGCGACTGGCGCAGCCACAACCGGAACCACAAGGGCCCCTGGGGCCCGGTGAACGGGGTGATGATCCACCACTCCGTCACCAAGGGGACCGACGCCACGGTGAAGATGTGCCGCGACGGCCACCCCGACCTGCCGGGCCCGCTCTGCCACGGCGTCATCGCCAAGGACGGCCGGGTCCATCTCGTCGGCTACGGCAGGACCAACCACGCGGGGATGGGCGACGACGACGTCCTGCGCGCGGTCGTCGCGGAGAAGAAGCGCCTCCCCCACGACAACGAGGCCAACACCGACGGAAACCGGCACTTCTACGGCTTCGAGTGCGAGAACCTCGGCGACGGCAAGGACCCCTGGCCCGACGCCCAGCTCGAAGCGATCGAGAAGGTCTCGGCGGCCATCTGCCGGCACCACGGCTGGACTGCCCGGTCGGTGATCGGCCACCGCGAGTGGCAGCCCGGCAAGGTGGACCCGAAGGGCTTCTCGATGGGCGACCTGCGCGACCGCATCCACGACCGCCTCAAGTGA
- a CDS encoding globin domain-containing protein codes for MLSESSTATVRATLPAVGAAIGDIADLFYRKLFAAHPELLRDLFNRGNQASGAQRQALAGSIAAFATQLVEQPDTRPDVMLSRIAHKHASLGVTPGQYEVVHIHLFAAIAEVLGDAVTPEVAAAWDEVYWLMANALIAIEERLYAEQGVVAGDVWRAWEVVSRTEETDDVARFRIRPADGSPAPAFRPGQYVSVQVELPDGARQIRQYSLSSAPGSALRSITVKRVHGNDAPDGEVSRHLHARVRAGDRLRVSAPYGDLVLKSDEAPLLLASAGIGCTPILSMLEHLAESEHRAPVTVVHGDRSPADHALRTDHTALTAKLHDAAAHFWYENPEDGHPADRTGLVDLSGLAVAPGTHAYLCGPLPFMRAVRTQLLAKGVPASDIHYEVFGPDLWLAS; via the coding sequence ATGCTCTCCGAGTCGTCCACCGCCACCGTCCGCGCCACCCTGCCCGCCGTCGGCGCGGCCATCGGGGACATCGCCGACCTCTTCTACCGCAAGCTCTTCGCCGCCCACCCGGAGCTCCTGCGCGACCTGTTCAACCGGGGCAACCAGGCATCCGGCGCCCAGCGCCAGGCGCTCGCCGGCTCCATCGCCGCCTTCGCGACCCAGCTGGTCGAGCAGCCCGACACCCGCCCCGACGTGATGCTGAGCCGGATCGCGCACAAGCACGCCTCGCTCGGGGTCACCCCGGGCCAGTACGAGGTCGTCCACATCCACCTCTTCGCCGCGATAGCCGAGGTCCTGGGCGACGCGGTGACCCCCGAGGTCGCCGCCGCCTGGGACGAGGTCTACTGGCTGATGGCCAACGCCCTGATCGCGATCGAGGAGCGGCTGTACGCGGAGCAGGGCGTCGTCGCCGGCGACGTCTGGCGCGCGTGGGAGGTCGTCTCGCGCACCGAGGAGACGGACGACGTCGCCCGCTTCCGCATCCGCCCCGCCGACGGCTCCCCGGCCCCCGCATTCCGCCCCGGCCAGTACGTCTCCGTCCAGGTCGAACTCCCGGACGGCGCCCGCCAGATCCGCCAGTACAGCCTGTCCAGCGCTCCGGGCTCGGCGCTCCGCTCGATCACGGTCAAGCGGGTGCACGGCAACGACGCCCCGGACGGCGAGGTCTCCCGCCACCTGCACGCCCGGGTCCGCGCCGGTGACCGGCTCCGGGTCTCGGCCCCGTACGGCGACCTCGTACTGAAGTCCGACGAGGCCCCGCTGCTGCTCGCGTCCGCGGGCATCGGCTGCACCCCGATCCTGTCGATGCTGGAGCACCTCGCGGAATCGGAGCACCGCGCCCCGGTCACCGTCGTGCACGGCGACCGCTCCCCCGCCGACCACGCGCTGCGCACCGACCACACCGCGCTCACGGCCAAGCTGCACGACGCCGCCGCCCACTTCTGGTACGAGAACCCGGAGGACGGCCACCCCGCCGACCGGACCGGGCTCGTGGACCTGAGCGGCCTCGCCGTCGCCCCCGGCACCCACGCCTACCTCTGCGGTCCGCTGCCCTTCATGCGCGCGGTCCGCACCCAACTGCTCGCCAAGGGCGTCCCGGCCTCCGACATCCACTACGAGGTGTTCGGCCCCGACCTGTGGCTCGCCTCCTGA
- a CDS encoding RrF2 family transcriptional regulator, producing the protein MRLTKFTDVALRVLMRLAVVKHEDPPTTREVAAVMQVPYSHAAKVVARLQHLGLVEARRGRGGGLTLTEAGRNASVGALVRELEEPGDVVDCEGATPCPLRAACRLRGALREAQEAFYASLDPLTVAELTAAPTGPLLIGLSVGPPPGD; encoded by the coding sequence ATGCGGCTGACCAAGTTCACCGACGTCGCGCTGCGCGTCCTGATGCGCCTCGCCGTCGTGAAGCACGAGGACCCGCCGACCACCCGCGAGGTGGCGGCGGTCATGCAGGTGCCGTACTCGCACGCCGCGAAGGTCGTGGCCCGCCTCCAGCACCTCGGCCTGGTCGAGGCGCGACGGGGCCGGGGCGGCGGGCTCACCCTCACCGAGGCGGGCAGGAACGCGTCGGTCGGCGCCCTCGTCCGCGAGCTGGAGGAACCCGGCGACGTGGTCGACTGCGAGGGCGCCACCCCGTGCCCGCTCCGGGCGGCCTGCCGGCTGCGCGGCGCGCTGCGCGAGGCACAGGAAGCCTTCTACGCCTCCCTGGACCCGCTCACCGTCGCCGAGTTGACCGCCGCACCCACCGGCCCCCTGCTGATCGGCCTCAGCGTCGGGCCGCCCCCCGGGGACTGA
- a CDS encoding family 2B encapsulin nanocompartment shell protein, which yields MSVGEEVQNVQVPPQQSLGTAAARNLATTTKSAPQMQEITSRWLLKMLPWVQVQGGTYRVNRRLSYSVGDGRVTFVQTGDRVTVIPAELGELPALRDFEDEEALAELARRCEQREIPAGQLLATAGEAADRVYLLAHGKVEKVGTGPYGDETVLGVHADGAYFGDHSLIEGDAVWEYTARAVTACTVLTLRRADVLNLAERSDPLRSHLAGLLSVPQQRTNKYGEAAIDLSAGHVGEAVVPHTYVDYDAAPREYELSVAQTVLKVHSRVADLYNQPMNQTEQQLRLTVEALRERQEHELINNREFGLLNNCDYGQRLQPHDGAPSPDDMDELLSRRRGSKLFLAHPRAIAAFGRECNKRGLVPESVDVGGHHVPAWRGVPIFPCNKIPVSEARTTSIICMRTGESEQGVIGLQQTGIPDEIEPSLSVRFMGIDEQAIISYLVTAYYSAAILVPDALGVLENVEVSRWR from the coding sequence ATGTCCGTTGGTGAAGAGGTTCAGAACGTGCAGGTGCCGCCGCAGCAGAGTCTCGGCACGGCGGCCGCGCGGAACCTCGCGACGACCACCAAGTCCGCTCCGCAGATGCAGGAGATCACCTCACGGTGGCTGCTGAAGATGCTGCCGTGGGTCCAGGTGCAGGGCGGCACGTACCGGGTGAACCGCCGGCTGAGCTACTCGGTCGGGGACGGCCGGGTCACGTTCGTGCAGACCGGGGACCGGGTCACGGTCATCCCCGCCGAGCTGGGTGAGCTCCCGGCGCTGAGGGACTTCGAGGACGAGGAGGCGCTCGCCGAGCTGGCCAGGAGGTGCGAGCAGCGCGAGATCCCCGCCGGGCAGCTCCTGGCCACGGCGGGCGAGGCGGCGGACCGCGTCTACCTGCTGGCGCACGGCAAGGTCGAGAAGGTCGGCACCGGTCCCTACGGGGACGAGACGGTGCTCGGGGTCCACGCGGACGGGGCCTATTTCGGGGACCACTCCCTCATCGAGGGCGACGCCGTCTGGGAGTACACGGCCCGTGCCGTCACCGCGTGCACGGTGCTGACGCTGCGGCGGGCCGACGTGCTCAACCTCGCCGAACGCTCCGATCCGCTGCGCAGCCATCTCGCCGGGCTGCTGTCCGTCCCGCAGCAGCGCACCAACAAGTACGGCGAGGCGGCGATCGACCTCTCCGCGGGCCACGTCGGTGAGGCCGTCGTCCCGCACACGTACGTGGACTACGACGCGGCGCCGCGCGAGTACGAACTGAGCGTCGCCCAGACCGTCCTGAAGGTCCACAGCAGGGTCGCGGACCTCTACAACCAGCCGATGAACCAGACCGAGCAGCAGTTGCGGCTCACAGTCGAGGCGCTGCGCGAGCGCCAGGAGCACGAGCTCATCAATAACCGCGAGTTCGGCCTGCTCAACAACTGCGACTACGGCCAGCGGCTCCAGCCGCACGACGGGGCGCCGAGCCCCGACGACATGGACGAACTGCTCTCGCGGCGGCGCGGCTCCAAGCTCTTCCTCGCCCACCCGCGCGCCATCGCCGCCTTCGGCCGCGAGTGCAACAAGCGCGGTCTCGTGCCGGAGAGCGTGGACGTCGGCGGGCACCACGTGCCGGCCTGGCGCGGGGTCCCGATCTTCCCCTGCAACAAGATCCCGGTCAGCGAGGCCCGCACCACGTCGATCATCTGCATGAGGACCGGCGAGTCCGAGCAGGGCGTCATCGGCCTCCAGCAGACGGGCATCCCGGACGAGATCGAGCCCAGCCTCTCGGTGCGCTTCATGGGCATCGACGAGCAGGCGATCATCTCCTACCTCGTGACGGCCTACTACTCCGCGGCGATCCTCGTCCCGGACGCCCTCGGTGTCCTGGAGAACGTCGAGGTCAGCCGCTGGCGGTGA
- a CDS encoding family 2 encapsulin nanocompartment cargo protein polyprenyl transferase encodes MTRTDAATEGNEAAALLEYTRTLVDPHLRAAVASLPGSIRRVAMYHFGWQHADGSPAAGGAGKAIRPALVLAATRALGGDPEQAVRAAVAVELVHNFTLLHDDVIDEDQTRRHRATAWTVFGVPDAVIAGDAMLALAQRLLAEDGRAMSPGASARLSTCVIELCAGQQADCAFEDRDPDQVSLDECLTMATAKTGALLGCACALGALYAGADDRAVRAMDGFGREAGLAFQLIDDLIGIWGDPAQTGKPVGADLSAHKKSLPVVAALTAGGPAAAELAELYRGAMNTRAEVSRAAEAVDRAGGRDWAQGCAADRMARAVHHLSRAVPDLSAAGDLLALAEFVTRRKH; translated from the coding sequence ATGACCCGAACAGACGCCGCGACCGAGGGCAACGAGGCCGCGGCGCTCCTTGAGTACACCCGGACCCTCGTGGACCCGCACCTGCGGGCGGCGGTCGCCTCCCTGCCCGGCTCGATCCGGCGGGTCGCGATGTACCACTTCGGCTGGCAGCACGCCGACGGCAGCCCGGCTGCGGGCGGCGCGGGCAAGGCGATCAGACCGGCGCTCGTCCTGGCGGCCACCCGCGCCCTGGGCGGCGACCCCGAACAGGCGGTCCGCGCCGCCGTCGCCGTCGAGCTCGTCCACAACTTCACCCTGCTCCACGACGACGTGATCGACGAGGACCAGACCCGCCGCCACCGGGCCACCGCCTGGACGGTGTTCGGCGTCCCGGACGCCGTCATCGCGGGCGACGCGATGCTGGCCCTCGCCCAGCGGCTGCTCGCCGAGGACGGCAGGGCGATGTCGCCCGGCGCCTCGGCCAGGCTCTCGACCTGCGTGATCGAGCTGTGCGCGGGCCAGCAGGCCGACTGCGCCTTCGAGGACCGCGACCCGGACCAGGTGTCGCTGGACGAGTGCCTGACCATGGCGACGGCGAAGACCGGCGCGCTGCTCGGCTGCGCCTGCGCCCTGGGCGCGCTCTACGCGGGCGCCGACGACCGGGCCGTCCGGGCCATGGACGGCTTCGGCCGGGAGGCGGGTCTCGCCTTCCAGCTGATCGACGACCTGATCGGCATCTGGGGTGACCCGGCCCAGACCGGGAAGCCGGTCGGCGCGGATCTCAGCGCCCACAAGAAGTCGCTGCCCGTGGTGGCCGCGCTCACCGCGGGCGGCCCGGCCGCGGCCGAGCTCGCCGAGCTGTACCGGGGCGCGATGAACACCCGCGCCGAGGTGAGCCGGGCCGCGGAGGCCGTGGACCGGGCGGGCGGCCGGGACTGGGCGCAGGGCTGCGCCGCGGACCGCATGGCGCGGGCCGTGCACCACCTGTCCAGGGCGGTCCCGGACCTCTCGGCGGCGGGCGATCTGCTGGCCCTGGCCGAGTTCGTCACCCGCCGGAAGCACTGA